A segment of the Fimbriimonadaceae bacterium genome:
CCGTTGGGGCCCATGATCGCGTGGACCTCACCCGGACGCACGGTCAGGTCGACGCCGCGCAGAATTTCGCGCTGGCCGTCGGCGACACGGGCGTGCAGGTTCTTGATTTCCAGCATCTTGCCCTTGATTCTACGTCCCCGCGAACCTGAAACCCTGCCATGCGACCCCTATCTGACAAAAAAAGTACAGATCACAAAGTCAGCGGCCACCCAGGCCCGACAACTGGACGCCCTCGATGAAGTACCTCTGGGCCAGGAAGAAGAGGAGCACGACCGGCAAGACCGTCATCGTGGAAAAGGCCATCATCAGCCCGGCCTCGGTGCCGCGGTCGCCGCTGAAGAGTTGAAGGGCGTACGAAAGGGGCAGGTTCTCCGGCGACATCACGTAGATCAACGGCCCCATAAAGTCGTTCCATGCCCCCATGAACGTCCAAATCGCTATCGCGGCCAGGGCGGGCTTGACCTGGGGCAACATGACTCTCCAAAAGGTTTGGAAGTAGTTGCAACCGTCGATGCGGGCTGCCTCTTCGAGCTCCATGGGGATCGTGGAGAAGAACTGGCGGAGCAGAAAGACGTTGAACGCACTGGCAAAGAACGCCGGCACCCACAATGGAAGGAGGGTGTCGATCCAGCCGAGCCCTCGGAAAATGAGGAAGCGAGGCATCATCGTCACCGCCGCCGGCAGCATCATCGTCGCCAACATAAGGTTGAACAACTGGTCGCGCCAGGGGAACCGGAGCCGACCAAAGCCATAGGCCACGAGCGACGACGAGAGGACGGTGCCGACGACCGACATCACGACGATGACCAAGGTGTTCTGCAGGTAACGGAGGCCATAGTTGGTCTCGAACGGCATCCATTCCAGGGCTTCGGTGTAGTTTTGCCATCTCAGGCCCACCTGGCGGACCGGCTTGAACTTTTCCGGAACATCGACAAAGCGCCTGCCCTTCAGTGCCGCCGGTTCTAAGACCTCGGCCTCCCGCTTGCCGTCCGTCCGTTCTTGGACGGTGAACGCGGTGACCTCCGTGCCCCCAAGGTCAAACGTCCACACCGGCTGTTGCCGGTCCACCTTGGTGACCTCGCTCTTCTTCTCCGAGAAGGTGCGGCCGCGCAGGAGGTACGGGCGTTCGATCTCAAGCTCCAAGGTGCCCCCCGAAGACTCACTGGTCACGTTGGCGAGGACCGAACGACCGTCGAGCCGCGTGCGGACGAGCGGCCGATCGGGGTCGTCGAAAGCGTGGGTCAACTGCACCCTGGGCACCCAGACGACACCGTTGATGTTCGCCATGTCGCGGTCTTCTTTGAAGCTCGTGACCAACATCCAGGCGAACGGCACGCCGAACACGACACAGCCGGCAAGGAGAACGATGTGCTGGACTATCCGCGTGGCGAGCCCCTTCGCCTTAGCCCGTCGCTGGACCAGGGCCATGAGATACACCGCGACGACGGCGAGGGCGAGGACACCGGCCACCGTAGTGGGTTGGACGTGGACGGCACCGCGCAACAAGGTGACCTCCGCCCCCCATGCCTTGAACCAGGCCGCACCGACGACCGCCGATACCGCCCATGCCCCGGCCGCCTTCCACAGGGCGGCCGCCTGTTCCTGGGTCACCGAGCCCTTGGCCTGGACGGCCCGGTTCACCACCATGGCGACGCTCGCCACGACCATCCACCCGGGGAACGGCATGTAGACCCAGGCCAAGGGCAGCCACATCCCTGGCTCGACGACCCTGCCGACGTCAGCAGGCACAAACTGTCCCACTACGGCAAGGAGACCGCCCACCCAGGCGCTCCGTACCGCGGCCTGCTGGAGCGTCCCCCCCCACGCCCGGGCCGCCGCCATGCGCACGACGCAAGACACCGCGTGGAACAGGAACAGCCATCCCACCCACTTTGCCGTGGTGGAGAGGAGGAACAGCCACGCGGGGTTCACTTGTCCACCTCGTAGTGCACCCACCGTTTACTCAGCACGAACTGGAGCCCCGTCAGCGCCAAGATGATCAGGAAGAGCACCCACGCGAAGGCGCTGGCATAGCCCATTCGGAACTGGCCGAATGCGGCCAGGAAGAGGTGGTAGACCGGCATCGCCAACGAGTCGTTCGGGCCGGTGTTGAGGCCCTGGGTGATGATGAAGACACTGTCGAAGGTCTGGAGCACCGAGATCACGCCCATGACCGAGCTGAAGAAGATCAGGGGGCTCAGTTGAGGCAAGGTGATGCTGAAGAACTGTTGGCGACTGCTCGCCCCGTCGATCGACGCGGCCTCATAGAGCGTGGTCGGCACTCCCTTGAGCCCGGCGAGCCAAAGGATCATGCCGCTTCCCGCTCCCCATAGCCCGATCATGATCAGCGACGGCTTCGCCCATGCTTCCACTGCGAACCAGCCGGGCGGAGGTGTCATGAACCACTTGGAGACGGTGCCTTGCCAAATGTAATTGAGGATGCCTCGGTCGGGGCTGGAGTTCAGGATCCACATCCACAGGAACACCGTCGCGACGGCGGGCGTGATCGAAGGAAGGTAGAAGGCTGTCCGATAGAAGCGGAGTCCCCGGACGCCCGTGTTGAGGACCAGGGCGATGGCGAGGCCCGTGACGATGCCCAACGGGATACCGATACCCGCCAGGTACGCGACATTGTAGAAGCACTTCTCCACCATCGCGCGGTCGGCGTTGAAGATGTCGACAAAGTTGTTCATCCCCACGTAGCGGGCCTCGTTCAGGACGTCGTACTGGGTGAAACTGAAGACCAGCGACGCCAGCATCGGGCCAAGGGTGAAGATCAGAAAGCCGACCAGGAAAGGGCTGATGAACAGGAAACCGGCCCGGGCTTCTTGACCGCCGACGCGACCCAGCTTGACCTTGCCGAGGAGGAAGAACGCGACCAGTATCGCGGCAAGGACGATCACGGTGCCGATGATTCCGACCGTGTTGAGGTCGACGACCGCGTACTTGGTCCGTTGCAGATGCTCGTCGATCAGCTTTTGGACCTTGGCCTGGCCGTCACGGAGGGCCTCTTCGGACGTCTGGGCATGCCGGGTCGCCTGTTCGATGGCCCGCACGTGCTCGTCCCACAAGGTTTGGGCGACAAACGTCGGCGGCCGGATGTGGGCGAACGGCATCATCGAGACGTGCGTGCGCAGGGCCTGCTCGAACACACTGTCTCCGGGCGCGAACTCCTTGACGATGTCCTCGGTGGCCTTGATGTGGGCTTCGATGCGCGGGATGTAGCGCCGGCCTTGGCTCCGGTCGTAGGCTGACTGCTCGCGGGCGTTCAGGAGTCTGGCCTCGTAGGAGTTCACCCATTTCAGCCACTTCCACGCCGCCTCCCGGTGGCGCGCCCCCCGGGGGATCACCCACGCGTAGCCTCCCGCCCAGGTGATGAAGGTGTCCTTTTCGTTCTGAAACGCACCCCGATGGTAATAGCGGTCGTCTGGCACCGGGGCTGGGGCGGTGCCCATGTCCAACCGTGGGGCCCAGCGCGAATAGTTCTTGATGTTCCAGTCGCCGTTGATCTGCATGGCGACCTGGCCGGACACAAAGGGGTCGTTCTCGTTGCCCCGGAACCCCGCCTCGAACTTCTTGGCGTCGTCCATGCCGCCCAAGATGTCGTAGCCTTGGACCATGAAGTCGAGGGCCGCCTTGGTCCGCGGGTTGTCCATCGTGCACCGCTTCCCGTCCGGCGACATGAACTCGCCGTTCATCTGGAACGAATAGAGATAGAGCCAACTGTTGCCGTAGTTCGGCATGAACCCGGCGACCTTGAGCGAACCGTCCGGGTTCTTCTCGGTGAGCACCTTGCTGTAGGCCAGCGTCTCCGACCACGTCCGGGGGGGCAGGTCGGGGTCGAGCCCCGCCGCCCGCAATGCCGCCGCCTTTTTCTTGAATAGGGCGCGGTTGTAGTAGAGGACGCGGTTGTCGGCGGCAGTCGGAATCCCGTAGACCTTGCCGTTGTAGCAGGCTTCCTGCCAGACCGCCGGGTAGTACTGGTCAGGAGTCGGAGTCTCGGGGTCTCGGGCCCGGTCCCGGGCGATCAGGTCGTCCAGAGACTGGAACGCGCCCCGCTCTGCCCAATCGGAAATCGTGAACCGGTCCTGGAAGACGGCGTCCGGCGGCACCTCGCCGACGATGGCGGTAAGGAGCTTTTGGGGGCTCATCCCGCCGGCGCCCATGGAAAGCAAACGGACTTTCAGGTCTGGGTTGCGCCGCTCAAACTCCCGCACCACCGCGTCCTGACCCTTCTCCTGAGGCGAGATCGCCAGGCCCCAGACGGTCAAAATGGTCCTTCCCCGCGCGTCCTTGTCTTCCCCAAAGCACAGGCAGGCGAGGACGGCAAGAAAGACGGAACAGAGGAACTTGGACATCAAGGTTTTTCGACACCACCGGGCCCGAAGGGGTCCTTTGTCCTGTGGCGTCGGACTCTATCCTACTTGAATCAGGCTCTGCCGGCACCTACGGAATAACATTCTTGCGATTCTTATCCTCAATGACCGAATTGTTGATGCCATAATTGTCCTGACGGCGCAAGCCGTCGATTCCTGGTCGAACGCCCGCAAGGGCGACGGGGGACCCAGTCCCGGGGTGAACTGCCTGCGAAGGCAGAGAGTGGTTTCTAGGCTCTAACCCGACAGCTAACCTCGTAGACCTAAAGCTAGAGACCTGGCATGGGCCAGATGTGGAGTCCCGAAAGGATTCTCACACCACGACCGGGCCGACGAGCGACGACGAAGTCGCGACGAGGTATCGCCGGCGGAACGCCACCCCGTGGTCTCGGGCCGGAATCGCTTGATTGGCTCGGTGACGCGGTGACCAGGTGACCGCCGGGACAAGTCGGGGCGCCAAACCCCGGCTGAAAGGTCCCCGACACCGCGAGAGAGCCAATAGGCGACGGCCTGAGAACACACCGACCTTGGGCTCCTTTGGCGCCGTCAACGACAAGGGAGTCGGCTGAACAAGCCAAGTAGTGGACGTGTCGTCCTCCGTGTCAATGGCGCGAGGGCCCTTCGAGGAAGAAGGGCCCTCCGTCACGTAAGGGCCGTCAGCTGACGTAATACAAAGCCTATGCGCCGGCCCCCGCCGATCGTGGCGATCTTTTTGACCGTGATGCTGGACATGCTGTCCTTCAGCATCGTCATCCCGGACGTCCAGATCCGCGTCGAGGCCATGACCCACGGGAGCCACTCCCCGGCCCTTGCCGGCGTCCTGAACGGCCTCACCCTCGCCGTCTTCAGCATCGCCCAGTTCCTGGTGTCGCCCTATCTGGGCCGACTCAGCGACCGTATCGGCCGTCGGCCCGTGCTCATGGTCACCTGCTCCATGGCCGTGGTCGCCAGCGTGCTGTACGCCTATGCCACGTCCCTGCCGGTCATCTGGCTCTCAAGAATCTGTCTCGGCACCGCCGCCGCTAACATGGGCGTCGCCCAGGCCTACATCAGTGACGTCAGCGCGGCGGAGGAGCGGGCCAAGGCGATGGGGCTCCTCGGCATGGCGTTCGGAATCGGCTTCATTTTCGGCCCGCCGCTCGGAGCCTGGCTTCTCCAGGTCGGCCACGGCACACCACTCGCCCTGGGCTGGGTCTCCGCCTCGTTCGCCCTGGTCAACCTCGCCTTCATCGTGTTTGCCCTTCCTGAGTCGCGACGTGCGGCCCAGCCGTCCAGCCAGCAAGCGACGGGACGCATGGCCGCCCTGCGCAACGCCTTCGGCCACCCGCAGTTGGCCCAACTCCTGGCCCTGTTTTTCGTCGCCAACCTCGCCTTCACGAACCTCGAAAGCACGTTCTATCTGCTTGGCAAGGACGTGTACAAGATCTCGGTCGCCGAGACGACCGTCGTCCTCGTCGTCGTCGGTATCGTTGCCGCCGTCACCCAAGGCGGGTTGATCCGGCTCCTCGTCCCTCGCTTCGGCGAGTTGACCCTTGTCCGGGCCGGGTACCTGCTCACCGGGCCGACGCTCTTTGCCATGCCTCTCGTCCCGCCCCTCTGGCCGATTCTGCTCGGAGCTTCGATCATGGGGATCGGCAACGGGGTCGCCGGGCCGTCGGTGCTCAGCTTGATTTCCCAGGCCGCCGACCAAGAAGTCGTCGGCGAAGTGATGGGGGTCACCGGGTCGTTAGGGGCGATGGCCCGGATCATCGGCCCGGTCGTGGCCAACGCCCTCTACAAGGTCGGCCCTGTCTGGCCCTACTTCTTGGCGGGGACGATGATGCTTGTTCCATTGACGATGGCATGGCGGTACCGGAAGCCACCTGAACCCCAAGCCGAACTAGTCTAGCGGACGGTATCCTGTCAACAATGCGCGACCGAGGCGTGTGCCATGGCTGAACGGCGACGCGACGCGCTTTCAGCGACGTTTGGTCTCCTGACGTTCCTCGTCGGCTTGGCCCTGATCCTCTTCGCCTTCAAGCTCGCCTACGACATCTTCACCGTCCCGCCTCGTCTGGCCATGGAAATGAAGCCCGGCGAGCCCGTCGCCCTCGGCAAGGCAGCTGACGGCATGTTCCAAGTCGTCGTGCGGGTGGTGCTGTTGGTGGCGATGGCCGGGTTCGGTTCGATGGTCGCCAACCGGGGCATCAAGCTCTACGCTGCCGAACGCGGGCGGGACAAGCCCCTCGACTAGTGGACTTTGATGCAGGGCCGGTCGGGGTCCAGCGTCCCGATGATCCACCCTTCGGTGACCATCGCCTCCATGGCCTCGACCACCAGCATGGGGGCCCGGTCGATTTCGATCTGGTCTTCCCGCACCATCGCGTTCACGGTGGCTTCCAAAATCCTAATACTGTCCGTCTCGCGATGAAGGGCGTTGAGGAGGTGCTTGAAGACGTCCATGATCGGGAGCACCTTGGCCCCTCGCCGGAGACAGGCGGTCTGGCGTACCCGCCCGCCGACGTACTCGGCCATGACTCCCTTCTTTGTGCCTTCCCGGTTAAGCTTCCACGTGTTTGTCTTGGCGAGTTCCCAACCCCACCGCTCCCCGACGATCTCGGCGGTGAGGTACTTGATGTCGCGTAAACGGTAGGTCAGGGCGGCCGCGACCCCAGGGGTGTCCAGCGTGAACCCTCCCGTGGCGAGCCATCGGAACGCGTCCTCCGGCGTCAGACTGACCCCCGCTTCCGACGCGATCTCGGCGCAGTAGTTCTTCAGGTCGACGAAGTGGCCGTTGCTCGAGTACCAGTAGTCGGCAAACTGCATGTGATGGCGGATCTGGCCCCGGTGCCCTTCGTCGTATTGGTGTTTCAGCCACTCGGGGTCGGTCTCGCCTCTCTCGAGCTCCAAGACCGTGAACGCCACCTTTCGCGCACCGGTATGGGCCAGCGTCATGCCCGCGGACAAGATCGGGTCGGCAAACCCGCAGGCGTCCCCCGCGAGGAACCAGTTCGCACCCGCCAGGCGGTCGGCGACAAAACTCCAGTCCTTGGTCGCCGAGAGGGCCGGTTCCGGGGTGGCCCGGGCCAAAAGCTTGGCCACCATCGGCTCTTCTTGGATGGCCCGGGTGTACAGGGCCTCGGTCGAGAGACCGCTCTCCCGGTAGTGGCTCGCCGGCATGACGAGACCGACGGACGTCCGGGTCGTGGTGATCGGAATGAACCACACCCAGCCCCAACCGAGGCTAAGTATCTGGACGCGGGTGGCACCCTTGCCGATCGTCTCGGCCCACTCGGCGTCGTTCCAGTACTTCCAGACCGCGATGTTGCGTAACTTGGTCGGGCTGTCCACCCCGATGTCCAGGGCACGGCGCAAGACACCGCTGTCCCCCGAGGCGTCCACGTAGTACTTTGCCTCGACCTCGCCGAGCCCCGGGTCCGCGACCAAGCCAGTGACGAAGTCACCGTCACGACCGACCGACCGGACGCCAGTGCCCTGGTGGACGCGGCACCCTTGGGCGGCGGCATGGTCGAGGAGGATCTTGTCATACACCGACCGGTCGACCTGGTACGCGGTCTTGGCCCGTTGGCCGACAAACTTTGCCGGTCGGGGAAGGTCTTCGTACTTCTCGCCGACCAAGAAGTCGGTGTGCCACAGGTCCTCGCGCGACCCCCACTTGAACGTGGCCCCGACCTTGACCGGGAACCCGGCGGCCTCGACCTTGTCCCAGACCCCCATCTCGTCCAAGACCGCCGAGATCGCCGGGAGGTGGCTCTCCCCGACGTGGTCACGCGGAAACACTTCGCGTTCCAGGATCGTCACGTCCAGATCGGGACGGTACTTCTTGACCAGCGTGCCCACCGTCGCGCCGGCTGGGCCGCCACCGATGATCGCGACGTCTGTCTTCACCACCCTTCAGAGGCCCTCGATCGCGGGGGACAAGATCACCTTGGGGTCGACCAGGTCCCTGTTCCAGTCGATATTGGGCGTGCGCGGGATGTCTTGGGGCGTCAGCAGTGGCTCGCTGGCCACCCGCCGACCGATGACCCAACCCTCTTTGAGCAGGACTTCCAGGGCTTCCATACCGGCCAAGGCCGCGATCGGCCCGTATTTGTGAGCGACCTCACGAAGCTTCTGGACGATCCCGCTCAGCTTTGTCTCGGTCTGCAGGATGTCAAAGATGACCCGGAACCCGCCCGACACCGGCAGCTTGACCGCCCCCTTGCGGAAGACGCGGCCGATTTTGATCCGCCCGTCCTCGTAAAGCGGGGTCCGGTCGTTGACCACGTCGTCCATGTTCAGCTCGAACTCGTTGTACTTCGTGATCAGCCAGTCGGACTCCTCGTTGAAGAACATCGACTGGATGTTCTTCATCTGCTCGATGGAGTGGCCCGCTAGCCCGGCCCCGGCGGTCTCAAGCGAAACAAAACCGCCCGTGCCAAGCCACTGCCAGGCGGCCTTGGCGTCCAACTTCAGCCCGGCTTCCTTGGCGATCTCACTGGTGTACTCGACAAGGTCGGAAAAGTGCCCGTTGCCGGTGTACCAAAAGTTGGCGAACCGGATGTGTTGCAAGACGCGCTGGGCTTGCCGGGCATGGAACGTCTCCTTCATCCACGACTCGTCATGCTGCCCCCGCTCGATCTCCATGATCGTGTAGGCGCACTCCTTCGCGCCGATCATCGTCATGCTGATCCCCGCGGACAGGATCGGGTCGGCGAAACCGGCCGACTCGCCGACGAGGAACCAGTTCTCGCCCGCGGTGCGCTTGGCCGAGAACGACCAGTCCTTGGTCGCCTTGATGTCTCCCGACGCCGTCGCGTTGGCGAGGAGGGCGGCGACCCTCGGCTCCGCGGCGACCGCTTCCGCATAGAGCTCCGCGGGGCGTTTGCCGCTGTCTCGGTAAAAGTCGGCCGGCACGACAAGCCCGACCGAAGTCTTGGTCGGCGAGATGGGGATAAACCACAGCCAGCCGTAGCCCAGGCTCATGATTTGGATCCGGGTG
Coding sequences within it:
- a CDS encoding carbohydrate ABC transporter permease, with protein sequence MNPAWLFLLSTTAKWVGWLFLFHAVSCVVRMAAARAWGGTLQQAAVRSAWVGGLLAVVGQFVPADVGRVVEPGMWLPLAWVYMPFPGWMVVASVAMVVNRAVQAKGSVTQEQAAALWKAAGAWAVSAVVGAAWFKAWGAEVTLLRGAVHVQPTTVAGVLALAVVAVYLMALVQRRAKAKGLATRIVQHIVLLAGCVVFGVPFAWMLVTSFKEDRDMANINGVVWVPRVQLTHAFDDPDRPLVRTRLDGRSVLANVTSESSGGTLELEIERPYLLRGRTFSEKKSEVTKVDRQQPVWTFDLGGTEVTAFTVQERTDGKREAEVLEPAALKGRRFVDVPEKFKPVRQVGLRWQNYTEALEWMPFETNYGLRYLQNTLVIVVMSVVGTVLSSSLVAYGFGRLRFPWRDQLFNLMLATMMLPAAVTMMPRFLIFRGLGWIDTLLPLWVPAFFASAFNVFLLRQFFSTIPMELEEAARIDGCNYFQTFWRVMLPQVKPALAAIAIWTFMGAWNDFMGPLIYVMSPENLPLSYALQLFSGDRGTEAGLMMAFSTMTVLPVVLLFFLAQRYFIEGVQLSGLGGR
- a CDS encoding extracellular solute-binding protein — its product is MSKFLCSVFLAVLACLCFGEDKDARGRTILTVWGLAISPQEKGQDAVVREFERRNPDLKVRLLSMGAGGMSPQKLLTAIVGEVPPDAVFQDRFTISDWAERGAFQSLDDLIARDRARDPETPTPDQYYPAVWQEACYNGKVYGIPTAADNRVLYYNRALFKKKAAALRAAGLDPDLPPRTWSETLAYSKVLTEKNPDGSLKVAGFMPNYGNSWLYLYSFQMNGEFMSPDGKRCTMDNPRTKAALDFMVQGYDILGGMDDAKKFEAGFRGNENDPFVSGQVAMQINGDWNIKNYSRWAPRLDMGTAPAPVPDDRYYHRGAFQNEKDTFITWAGGYAWVIPRGARHREAAWKWLKWVNSYEARLLNAREQSAYDRSQGRRYIPRIEAHIKATEDIVKEFAPGDSVFEQALRTHVSMMPFAHIRPPTFVAQTLWDEHVRAIEQATRHAQTSEEALRDGQAKVQKLIDEHLQRTKYAVVDLNTVGIIGTVIVLAAILVAFFLLGKVKLGRVGGQEARAGFLFISPFLVGFLIFTLGPMLASLVFSFTQYDVLNEARYVGMNNFVDIFNADRAMVEKCFYNVAYLAGIGIPLGIVTGLAIALVLNTGVRGLRFYRTAFYLPSITPAVATVFLWMWILNSSPDRGILNYIWQGTVSKWFMTPPPGWFAVEAWAKPSLIMIGLWGAGSGMILWLAGLKGVPTTLYEAASIDGASSRQQFFSITLPQLSPLIFFSSVMGVISVLQTFDSVFIITQGLNTGPNDSLAMPVYHLFLAAFGQFRMGYASAFAWVLFLIILALTGLQFVLSKRWVHYEVDK
- a CDS encoding MFS transporter, with protein sequence MRRPPPIVAIFLTVMLDMLSFSIVIPDVQIRVEAMTHGSHSPALAGVLNGLTLAVFSIAQFLVSPYLGRLSDRIGRRPVLMVTCSMAVVASVLYAYATSLPVIWLSRICLGTAAANMGVAQAYISDVSAAEERAKAMGLLGMAFGIGFIFGPPLGAWLLQVGHGTPLALGWVSASFALVNLAFIVFALPESRRAAQPSSQQATGRMAALRNAFGHPQLAQLLALFFVANLAFTNLESTFYLLGKDVYKISVAETTVVLVVVGIVAAVTQGGLIRLLVPRFGELTLVRAGYLLTGPTLFAMPLVPPLWPILLGASIMGIGNGVAGPSVLSLISQAADQEVVGEVMGVTGSLGAMARIIGPVVANALYKVGPVWPYFLAGTMMLVPLTMAWRYRKPPEPQAELV
- a CDS encoding tryptophan 7-halogenase, which gives rise to MKTDVAIIGGGPAGATVGTLVKKYRPDLDVTILEREVFPRDHVGESHLPAISAVLDEMGVWDKVEAAGFPVKVGATFKWGSREDLWHTDFLVGEKYEDLPRPAKFVGQRAKTAYQVDRSVYDKILLDHAAAQGCRVHQGTGVRSVGRDGDFVTGLVADPGLGEVEAKYYVDASGDSGVLRRALDIGVDSPTKLRNIAVWKYWNDAEWAETIGKGATRVQILSLGWGWVWFIPITTTRTSVGLVMPASHYRESGLSTEALYTRAIQEEPMVAKLLARATPEPALSATKDWSFVADRLAGANWFLAGDACGFADPILSAGMTLAHTGARKVAFTVLELERGETDPEWLKHQYDEGHRGQIRHHMQFADYWYSSNGHFVDLKNYCAEIASEAGVSLTPEDAFRWLATGGFTLDTPGVAAALTYRLRDIKYLTAEIVGERWGWELAKTNTWKLNREGTKKGVMAEYVGGRVRQTACLRRGAKVLPIMDVFKHLLNALHRETDSIRILEATVNAMVREDQIEIDRAPMLVVEAMEAMVTEGWIIGTLDPDRPCIKVH
- a CDS encoding tryptophan 7-halogenase, coding for DDPRPGKYDGWRVSAAFQIDRAPFDKILLDHAASLGVHVQDGNGVHKTRTAGDRVDSLVLADGTEVRATHYVDASGNAAVLRKALKIEVEEPPSLKNIAVWDHWEDAEWGVSIGKGGTRIQIMSLGYGWLWFIPISPTKTSVGLVVPADFYRDSGKRPAELYAEAVAAEPRVAALLANATASGDIKATKDWSFSAKRTAGENWFLVGESAGFADPILSAGISMTMIGAKECAYTIMEIERGQHDESWMKETFHARQAQRVLQHIRFANFWYTGNGHFSDLVEYTSEIAKEAGLKLDAKAAWQWLGTGGFVSLETAGAGLAGHSIEQMKNIQSMFFNEESDWLITKYNEFELNMDDVVNDRTPLYEDGRIKIGRVFRKGAVKLPVSGGFRVIFDILQTETKLSGIVQKLREVAHKYGPIAALAGMEALEVLLKEGWVIGRRVASEPLLTPQDIPRTPNIDWNRDLVDPKVILSPAIEGL